Proteins encoded within one genomic window of Nitrospina gracilis 3/211:
- a CDS encoding Maf family protein: MADSNPKLILASQSPRRIDLLRQMELKFEIIPASMDEVTDPTLPPEENAKALAYQKAEHVARTHPGCFVIGADTIVVLEDRLLGKPQNVKDAEAMLNELSGRAHQVITGVALIDPEGVHSAHAEVSTVRIQKLDLETIRRYIEGGEPMDKAGAYAIQGEGAELVEGWSGSWTNIVGLPVKAVSHLLEQAGFPHRPNTENIEIL, encoded by the coding sequence ATGGCCGACTCCAATCCAAAGCTGATCCTCGCCTCACAGTCGCCCCGGCGCATCGACCTGCTTCGACAGATGGAGCTGAAGTTCGAAATCATTCCCGCTTCTATGGATGAAGTGACCGACCCCACCCTGCCGCCGGAGGAAAACGCAAAGGCGCTGGCATACCAGAAAGCGGAGCACGTGGCGCGCACGCACCCCGGCTGCTTTGTAATCGGTGCGGACACGATCGTGGTGCTGGAGGACCGGCTCCTCGGAAAACCGCAAAACGTAAAAGACGCCGAAGCGATGTTAAATGAACTGAGTGGGCGCGCGCACCAGGTGATCACCGGCGTCGCGCTGATCGACCCTGAAGGCGTACACTCGGCCCACGCCGAGGTCTCCACCGTGCGTATCCAAAAGTTGGACCTTGAGACGATCCGCCGTTACATCGAAGGTGGTGAACCCATGGACAAGGCCGGGGCGTATGCCATCCAGGGAGAAGGGGCGGAGCTGGTCGAAGGCTGGTCCGGTTCGTGGACCAACATTGTCGGCCTGCCGGTGAAAGCGGTTTCGCACCTCTTGGAACAGGCGGGATTCCCGCATCGCCCCAACACCGAAAACATAGAAATCCTGTGA
- a CDS encoding bile acid:sodium symporter family protein, with the protein MSGGSPFPHCTEAPTREAPLNPIAKTFITLANAFPLWVVAGAALALWKPETATWFQPHWIPFFLGIIMLSMGLTLTWQDFRRVLEFPRPVLMGVGLQFGLMPLLGFAIARAFALPLDYMIGLILVACSPGGTASNVVVFIARLNVALSVTLTTCSTLLAVIMTPVLTTWLVEMLARDLTGAVIQVDTLGLLLDTFQVVILPVAAGVVINQFFHRQVEHVTPYTPLLAVLSIVFIVDYILAAKRTELLESGGTLLAAVVTLHALGFVVGYVLARWIGGDETNARTVSVEVGMQNSGLATELARSNFALFGLATVPGALSALTHCILGSLAAGLSRLMPQSPRPSPPQRQKV; encoded by the coding sequence ATCAGCGGCGGCTCCCCATTCCCGCATTGCACCGAAGCCCCAACCCGTGAGGCGCCCCTGAATCCAATCGCAAAAACATTCATCACGCTGGCCAACGCCTTTCCCCTGTGGGTGGTGGCGGGGGCGGCGCTGGCGTTGTGGAAACCGGAAACCGCCACCTGGTTCCAGCCGCACTGGATTCCGTTTTTCCTCGGCATCATCATGCTGAGCATGGGGCTCACGCTGACCTGGCAGGATTTCCGCCGCGTGCTGGAGTTTCCGCGCCCGGTCTTGATGGGCGTCGGTTTGCAGTTCGGCCTCATGCCGCTTCTGGGATTCGCCATCGCCCGCGCCTTTGCCCTGCCGCTCGATTACATGATTGGCCTCATCCTCGTTGCGTGTTCGCCGGGCGGCACGGCGTCGAACGTGGTCGTGTTCATCGCGCGGCTCAACGTGGCGCTGTCGGTCACACTCACCACCTGCTCGACACTGCTCGCCGTCATCATGACGCCCGTGCTCACCACGTGGCTGGTGGAGATGCTGGCGCGCGACCTCACCGGCGCGGTCATCCAGGTGGACACGCTGGGGCTTCTGCTCGATACGTTTCAGGTGGTGATCCTTCCGGTGGCGGCAGGCGTTGTCATCAACCAATTTTTTCACCGCCAGGTGGAACACGTCACTCCGTACACGCCGCTCCTCGCGGTGCTGTCCATCGTGTTCATTGTCGATTACATTCTTGCCGCCAAGCGCACGGAGTTGCTGGAAAGCGGCGGCACCCTGCTCGCTGCGGTGGTCACACTGCACGCCCTCGGGTTTGTGGTGGGATACGTGCTGGCGCGGTGGATCGGCGGCGATGAAACCAACGCGCGCACGGTGTCGGTGGAGGTGGGCATGCAGAACTCCGGCCTGGCGACGGAGCTGGCGCGCAGCAACTTCGCGCTGTTCGGATTGGCCACAGTACCGGGGGCGTTGTCCGCCCTCACCCACTGCATCCTGGGCAGCCTGGCCGCCGGTTTGTCAAGGCTCATGCCGCAGTCGCCACGCCCTTCTCCGCCGCAACGACAGAAGGTTTAA
- a CDS encoding peptidylprolyl isomerase — MVGFSHQIQVRHIVVDKPEVAELLKSTINEVKNAAGRVKMLMRLAEKYSLCPSKEDGGNLGWIVLAEDDPRKKAPDPVLENRELEDLIRDAVKKMLINRGELYGPVKTGQGHHLIIISNEFGAERSTEFTGSAL; from the coding sequence ATGGTAGGGTTTTCTCACCAGATTCAGGTTCGGCATATTGTGGTGGACAAGCCCGAAGTGGCGGAGTTGTTGAAGTCCACCATCAATGAAGTCAAAAACGCTGCGGGCCGTGTGAAGATGCTCATGCGGCTGGCGGAAAAATATAGCCTGTGCCCGAGCAAGGAAGACGGCGGCAACCTGGGCTGGATCGTGCTGGCCGAGGACGACCCGCGCAAAAAAGCTCCCGATCCGGTCCTCGAAAACCGGGAACTGGAGGACCTCATCCGGGACGCGGTGAAAAAAATGCTCATCAACCGCGGCGAGCTGTACGGTCCCGTGAAAACCGGGCAGGGTCACCACCTCATCATCATCAGCAACGAGTTCGGCGCCGAGCGTTCCACGGAGTTCACCGGCTCCGCGCTTTGA
- a CDS encoding peptidylprolyl isomerase: protein MISGKRFQLFFPAVAVILWFATGSVPAHSHSGHDHGDGLNINLPDVLAQVDGKEIPKSTIIPTLVKNVERYKERGMALSPQQQKVAAKKLLEEEIHRSLLLQKAKAIGVSISDKQVDEKVASIKSTFKSEDLFKKQLKLRNLTMEQYRSKLHDDLLMDAVIEKELSGKITIPESAIQEYFQKNKNNLTKPEKRKASVILIKVDPKTGSAGALKARRKLEDILKQLQNGKDFETMAKMHSEDSLASRGGDLGWFTQDSHMFAPFREQAFKLGKGEISGIFKTAHGLQVLKVTDIQKGFLATVENSRETIRKILLEQELKKRTRPYLEALKQDANVKIYF, encoded by the coding sequence ATGATTTCAGGAAAACGGTTTCAGTTATTCTTTCCGGCCGTGGCCGTCATCCTTTGGTTTGCCACGGGTTCGGTTCCAGCTCATTCTCATTCCGGACACGATCACGGTGACGGGCTCAATATCAACCTTCCCGATGTTTTGGCCCAGGTGGACGGAAAGGAAATTCCCAAAAGCACCATCATTCCCACGCTGGTTAAAAACGTCGAGCGGTACAAGGAACGAGGCATGGCGCTTTCCCCACAACAACAGAAAGTTGCCGCCAAAAAACTGCTCGAAGAAGAAATTCATCGCAGCCTGCTCCTGCAAAAAGCGAAAGCCATCGGTGTTTCAATTTCGGACAAGCAGGTTGATGAGAAGGTCGCCTCCATCAAAAGCACCTTCAAAAGCGAAGACCTTTTCAAGAAACAACTCAAACTCCGCAACCTGACGATGGAGCAGTACCGCTCCAAACTCCACGATGACCTGTTAATGGATGCGGTCATTGAAAAGGAGTTGAGCGGAAAAATCACAATCCCGGAAAGCGCCATCCAGGAGTACTTTCAAAAGAACAAAAACAACCTGACCAAACCGGAAAAACGGAAGGCCAGCGTCATCCTCATTAAGGTCGATCCCAAAACCGGCTCGGCTGGGGCCTTGAAAGCGCGCAGGAAACTTGAGGACATCCTCAAGCAGTTGCAAAACGGAAAAGATTTCGAAACGATGGCCAAAATGCATTCCGAGGATTCGCTCGCCAGCCGTGGAGGCGACCTGGGGTGGTTCACCCAGGACAGTCATATGTTCGCGCCATTCCGCGAACAGGCGTTCAAACTGGGCAAAGGCGAAATCAGCGGCATCTTTAAAACCGCGCACGGCTTGCAGGTTTTAAAGGTCACCGACATCCAAAAGGGATTCCTGGCAACGGTTGAAAACAGCCGCGAAACCATAAGGAAAATTTTACTGGAACAGGAATTGAAAAAGCGGACGCGGCCATACCTGGAAGCTTTGAAACAGGACGCCAACGTTAAAATTTATTTTTGA
- a CDS encoding DEAD/DEAH box helicase produces the protein MTLPAYAQVVFNLPLPDAFTYRIPPALQDRVQVGMRVLAPFGPRKITGYVVALTDTCDASLKLKDIEDAPDTQPVTSEELLALTRWLADRYHAGWGEAIRAALPAGLDDEEHELFSLSPKGEIALRDKNVSAAGTAVLQLIQKRKQLSRKQIRHALKKTYKSHTLATLKLEGLLLTETRLRKSSVPYKTETVASLTSNVVNHAQAETLLARSPKQKELYALLGNGELTVTELSKQFPKHAGPLRELRKKGLAETRRVEVPRYGGEEIDLSTEGLDGPLQFTPDQEQVYGVLKDALETQVAHTFLLQGVTGSGKTEIYIRCIQQALDAGRTAIMMVPEISLTPQTVFLFRRRFGENVAILHSGLSAVERYLEWEKIRQGEVGIAIGARSAVFAPLNNLGIIIIDEEHDGSYKQDATPRYHARETAIARARQAGAVVLLGSATPSLESR, from the coding sequence ATGACCCTCCCAGCCTACGCCCAGGTGGTTTTCAATCTGCCCCTCCCGGACGCGTTCACCTACCGCATTCCCCCCGCGTTGCAGGACCGGGTGCAAGTGGGCATGCGCGTGCTCGCGCCGTTCGGTCCACGAAAGATCACCGGCTACGTCGTGGCGCTCACGGACACGTGCGACGCGTCGCTCAAGCTGAAAGACATAGAGGATGCGCCGGACACCCAACCGGTGACCTCCGAGGAACTGCTCGCACTCACCCGCTGGCTTGCAGACCGTTACCACGCCGGCTGGGGCGAAGCCATTCGCGCCGCCCTGCCCGCCGGACTGGACGATGAAGAACATGAATTGTTTTCGTTATCGCCGAAAGGGGAAATCGCCTTGCGCGATAAAAATGTCTCGGCCGCCGGAACCGCGGTCCTGCAACTCATCCAGAAACGCAAACAGCTTTCCCGGAAACAGATCCGTCACGCGCTCAAGAAAACCTACAAGTCGCACACGCTGGCCACACTCAAGCTGGAAGGTCTGCTTCTCACCGAAACCCGGTTGCGGAAAAGTTCCGTCCCTTACAAAACCGAAACGGTAGCCAGTCTGACGAGCAACGTGGTCAACCACGCGCAGGCGGAAACCCTTCTCGCACGCAGTCCGAAACAGAAAGAACTGTATGCTCTTCTTGGGAATGGCGAACTCACGGTTACCGAGTTGTCCAAACAGTTTCCCAAACATGCCGGGCCGCTCCGCGAACTGCGCAAAAAAGGGCTGGCCGAAACGCGCCGCGTCGAGGTTCCGCGATACGGTGGAGAGGAGATCGATCTTTCCACCGAAGGACTGGACGGTCCGTTGCAGTTCACCCCGGATCAGGAACAGGTGTACGGCGTATTGAAAGATGCACTTGAGACCCAGGTCGCCCACACGTTTCTGTTGCAGGGCGTCACGGGTAGCGGCAAGACGGAAATTTATATCCGGTGCATCCAGCAGGCGCTCGATGCCGGGCGCACGGCGATCATGATGGTGCCTGAAATTTCGCTGACTCCGCAGACGGTGTTCCTGTTCCGCCGCCGCTTCGGGGAAAACGTCGCCATCCTGCACAGCGGCCTGTCGGCGGTGGAACGCTATCTAGAATGGGAAAAGATCCGGCAGGGCGAAGTGGGCATCGCCATCGGCGCGCGTTCGGCCGTGTTTGCTCCCTTAAACAACCTCGGGATCATAATCATCGACGAAGAGCACGACGGCTCGTACAAGCAGGACGCGACACCGCGCTACCACGCGCGCGAAACCGCCATCGCGCGCGCCCGACAGGCAGGCGCAGTGGTTCTTCTGGGATCGGCGACGCCGTCGCTGGAGTCCCG
- a CDS encoding formylglycine-generating enzyme family protein — protein MNRKRFALLSTSLFLFLTLALPLANSIHAETPPEAPEGMVYIPEGYFAMGVNSGNASEEGPQHHVYTSAYFIDRYEVSNAEYMKFVKDTGHPKPLFWEDERFNRPNHPVVGVSWFDAMAYARWKGRRLPTEAEWEKAARGNDTRLYPWGDKWAKGFVLYFVNVFGVEDKYRHTAPVDAYPAGISPFGVFNMAGNVWEWCLDWYEDDYYRKSPELNPEGPEPTKMKVVRGGSWINTIDGARLVRRGRNFPNTKNMIYGFRTVLPVQ, from the coding sequence ATGAACCGAAAACGGTTTGCCCTTCTTTCCACTTCCCTCTTTCTGTTTCTGACCCTCGCCCTTCCGCTGGCGAACTCCATTCACGCCGAAACTCCGCCCGAGGCACCGGAAGGCATGGTGTACATTCCCGAAGGTTACTTTGCAATGGGGGTCAATTCCGGCAATGCATCAGAAGAGGGTCCGCAACACCACGTGTACACCTCCGCATATTTCATTGACCGCTATGAGGTGAGCAATGCCGAATACATGAAATTCGTCAAGGACACGGGCCACCCCAAGCCGCTTTTCTGGGAAGACGAACGCTTCAACCGGCCGAACCACCCGGTGGTGGGCGTCAGCTGGTTCGACGCCATGGCCTACGCTCGCTGGAAAGGACGCCGCCTGCCGACGGAAGCGGAATGGGAGAAAGCCGCACGCGGCAACGATACCCGGCTCTATCCCTGGGGCGACAAGTGGGCCAAAGGATTCGTTTTATACTTTGTCAATGTGTTTGGCGTAGAGGACAAGTACCGGCACACCGCCCCGGTGGATGCCTATCCTGCGGGAATCAGTCCTTTCGGCGTATTCAACATGGCCGGTAACGTGTGGGAATGGTGTTTGGACTGGTATGAAGACGATTACTACCGCAAGAGTCCTGAACTGAATCCGGAAGGACCGGAACCGACCAAGATGAAAGTGGTGCGCGGCGGATCGTGGATCAATACCATTGACGGTGCACGCCTGGTCAGGAGGGGACGCAATTTCCCCAACACCAAAAACATGATATATGGTTTTCGCACCGTCCTGCCCGTTCAGTAA